A segment of the Butyrivibrio fibrisolvens genome:
TGATGGTGAGCCTTCAGAGAACAAGAAGAATCTTTTGGCTATGAATAGAAAAGTATTTGAAGATAAATGGGGATTTGATGTCTGGAAGTATGAAGGCGTATATGAAGAACTGATGAAGGTTGTTTCAGACATAGTTGAAGGAAGGGCTAGCGGCAAGCCTGTATATCCGTGGTTTAGATTTCTTGAGATCGGCTGTGGATTTGGAACTAATATGTCTGCGCTTAAATACAGGTACCCCAACTGCTATGTTGCAGGTGTGGAAAGCTTTGCAGATGTAGCCTACCTTGGTAAATATATGGGAGATATCATAAAAGGTAATATCGAAGAAACGACCCTCCCGTTCCCTGAACATTCTTTTGACATAATATGTATCTATGATGCACTTAAATATGCCGAGAACAAAGATGAGCTCTTTATGAAGCTTATTCACTTTTTGAAAAATGATGGATATCTGATAGTTTCAAAAGGTTGTGAGGAGGGTATTCCTAAGAGTGTTAATACTGTAATACTCTAGCTTATGGCAGCTATTCTTTTTAGTGCAGGACCGTATGCGCCGCAATCACGGTAATACTCAAGTGCCAGATCTCTTTTTCCAAGGCTTTCGTATATGAGGCCTATATTGTATTTGGGTGCATAGGTGTTTACACCTTCGATAGAATAGTTTTTGATGGTCATGGCCTTCTGGAACTGGGTAATGGCTTCGTCGTATCTTGCGTTATTCATGTATATAAGGCCCATGAGATATACGTAGTCTGCGCGGCCTTCTAACAATTCATAATACTGTTCAAGAGAAAGAGCTTTATCATATTGCTTGAGCTCTAACAGGCAGAAACCATAGCTCTCTATCATGTCGTGAACGTAGGTGTGGACAGGATTTGGGTGAAGCGATATTCCGCTGTAAAAATAGTGGGCTGCAAGAGCAGGATCCTTCATTGCAACATAGCATTTACCAAGCTGATAATAGGTATATGGAGTGGGACCTTCTGTCCTTAGGGTTTCCTGAAGCAGAGTGAGGTCGCGCTCAGCTTTTTTTCTCCTGTTGTTGATGGTTTCAAATCCGGCATGATAAAAGGTGAGAGGTATCTCAAAATATTTTGGGCTGTCATAATCCATGGGAACGAGATCTGTGTTGATGGGCTCAATTGTTTCCTGGATTCTGCCTTTGTATGAATAGAGAGTTCTGTTATAAAGCCTTGCAACAAAGTCGTGTCTGGACTGATTGGATTCATCTCCGGGATATGGACTTATTCTGTTGACCATTCCTATTTCGAGCGGATGCTCATTTATGATCGCATTAAGGCGTAGAATATCCGCAAGAACGAGGTATTCATCGCAGTCAATGAATAAGATCCAGTCGTTCGAAGCCCTTGCAGCACAATAATTTCTGGCTGCACTAAAGTCATCACACCAGTCGAAGTGGAATATATTTTTAGTATACTTGCCGGCTATCTCTACAGTATTGTCTGTGCTTCCGGTATCCGTCAGGATTATCTCGCTCTGAAGAGGAGTAATTGCTCTGAGGCATTTTTCGATATTCTCTTCTTCATTTTTGGATATAATACAAACGGATATCTCCGACATGGTACATTCTCCTTTAAAGGATGTTTTAGTAAATTGATAAAAAAATAACTATCTTTATATACATTATATCGGATTTTGGGATTATAAGCTATCATTACATGAAAATGTAGAGAGGACGAGAAGGCTTAAGAAAAGGAAAAACTTATGGAAGATAATAAAAAACTGGTCATAGTAACAGGGGCAGCAGGGTTTGCGGGAGCAAATCTTGTTTTGGAACTTTTGGATAATAACTTTGAGGTATTTGCGGTGGTAAGGCCTGCATCACCGAACAATGCAAGGCTGGAAGAAATAGACTCTGATGATCTTCATATAATCCCGCTTGAAATGGATGAGCTTGAAAGACTTCCATATGAGATATTTGAGCGATTCCCTGAACTTGAAGATGAGGAGAGGAGATTCGATTCCTTTTTTCACCTTATGTGGGGTGGAGACAGAAACGATTTTGAAGCTCAAAAGATCAATGTAGAAGGCGCTATTCATGCTGTTAAGGCAGCTGCGATGACAAGATGCAGACGCTTTGTGGGAATCGGGTCTCAGGCAGAATATGGGGCTACAGAGAAGATACAGTATGAAAATATGGCACCTTGCCCTGTGACTGCATATGGAGCCTGCAAAGTTGCAGCTTGCTATATGACGAGAAATCTGGCGGACTCATTTCATATGGAATGGGTATGGGGGAGGATTTTTAGTCTGATAGGAAGGTATGAACCTCATGGAAGAATGATCCCGGATCTTTTAGACAGGGCAGAAAATGGCATGAAGATGAATCTTTCTTCGTGCAGACAGAGCTGGAACTATCTGGACGCCGGTGACTGTGCAAGGGCTCTTATTGCTATATCCCAAAAAGGAAGAGATGGAGAGATATATAACATCACAGACGGAAGGTGCCTTGTCCTGAAACAGTATGTAGAGAGGCTTAACAGGTGGGTGTTTGAAAGATCAGGCAAGATGGCAGAGATAACATTTGGAGATGATCCAAAGCCTTTTATCTCACTTCAGCCTGATGGAAATAAGCTGATTGAAGACACAGGTTGGAAGCCTTGTATGTCATTTGAGGATAGTTTAAGAGAATTTATACAAAATAATCACTCTTAAGAGCATTTTTTTTATCCTGTAAGTACAAATTTTGAAAAGATTAAAATTTATTTTGTTTCGTACTTGCAATAACGGTTTTATGTGTTATAATTTCAAATGCGAAAATTACTGCAAGATCATACATTACTATTTTATGATATAAAAGTGATTGTTTTATAAGATAACGTTTGTTGCTGTAAAAATAACCAAAAAAAATCATATAAAAATGCCTGATTTGTGTGTAAAATTCATGGAGACTTTTGAGATTTCGCCCAAAAGCCATGATATGGACTGATAAACACTGATTAGGCATTTTTAAATTTTTACCAAAAAAACGTACAAAAATTCTATATAGATTCACGGAATTTTTACACAAAAAGGGGTTGTCGTAAAACAGTTTATGTTTTATACTTTGTAGCTGATGTAAATGTAACCGGGATTTTTATTTCGGAATTATTGCGTATCACATATCAGGTTGGACTGGTATGTTTAGAATCAATCAGGAAAAATTACCAATACCAGGAGGTGGACACCAATGACAAAGGCACAGATTTTAAAGAAAGAAATTTTATCACAGTATAAGAGCGTAAGACAGTTCGCTATTGAAATGTCAATTCCATACAGCACACTTGTAACAGCGCTTGACCGTGGTATCGAGGGTATGGCTTATGGTACTGTTATTCGTATGTGCGACAGACTTAACCTTAACCCTGTAGACTTCACTCCACTTGAAAGAGGACAGGATCTTGGAAACAGCATCGTTGAGAACCGTGTAATGAAGCAGTACATTAAGCTCAACAAACCTGGTCGTAAGAAGATTCTTGACATCATGACAGACTTCTCTGAGCTTGAGAAGTATCAGGCATAATAAATGCCAAGAAGGCGAGATCATCTAATTTTAGTATATTGTCGCCAGAGTAATTTAAGTATATTTTAAGTAACAATAGATAAGATCTATACTAAAGCGTATTGCTTGAGTATAGGTCTTTTTCTTATTGCCTAGAGTTATCCGGCCATTCGTGACATTGTGGTTTCTTTTTGATAAAATAAGAGGGACTATGGGAGGATTTGGCTTTGGCACTTATCAAACTTTCAGACTATGTTGCAAAGTTTCTTGTGCAGCATGGTATTAATCAGGTGTTCATGGTTGTCGGAGGAGGCGCTATGCACCTGGATGACAGCCTTGGGAAATATGATGAACTAAAACTTACGTTTAATCATCATGAGCAGGCGTGCAGTATGGCTGCAGAAAGTTATGCAAGGATACATGAAGGTCCTGCCTGCGTGTGCGTTACGACAGGCCCAGGCGGTATCAATGCAATGACTGGAGTAGCCGGAGCGTATCTTGATTCGATCCCTATGTTTGTTATAAGCGGACAGGTCCGATATGATACTTTTTCCAGAAGTACCGGGCTTCCTCTTCGTGCGCTTGGAGATCAGGAGTTTGATATAACATTATCTGCAAAGAACATGACAAAATATGCGGAGATGGTATCAAGAGCTTCTGATATAAGAAGAATAATGGAAAAAGCATATCATCTTGCTGTGACGGGAAGACCGGGACCTGTATGGGTTGATATTCCTGTTGATATTCAGGCTAAGATGATAGATCCTGATAAACTTGAAGCTTATGATCCGCGCGTTGACGATAAGGACATTCCAAGAGATGTATCTGATGATACTATTTCAAGCGTCCTTTCTAAGATACAAAGTTCAAAAAGACC
Coding sequences within it:
- a CDS encoding transcriptional regulator, with the protein product MTKAQILKKEILSQYKSVRQFAIEMSIPYSTLVTALDRGIEGMAYGTVIRMCDRLNLNPVDFTPLERGQDLGNSIVENRVMKQYIKLNKPGRKKILDIMTDFSELEKYQA
- a CDS encoding NAD(P)-dependent oxidoreductase — translated: MEDNKKLVIVTGAAGFAGANLVLELLDNNFEVFAVVRPASPNNARLEEIDSDDLHIIPLEMDELERLPYEIFERFPELEDEERRFDSFFHLMWGGDRNDFEAQKINVEGAIHAVKAAAMTRCRRFVGIGSQAEYGATEKIQYENMAPCPVTAYGACKVAACYMTRNLADSFHMEWVWGRIFSLIGRYEPHGRMIPDLLDRAENGMKMNLSSCRQSWNYLDAGDCARALIAISQKGRDGEIYNITDGRCLVLKQYVERLNRWVFERSGKMAEITFGDDPKPFISLQPDGNKLIEDTGWKPCMSFEDSLREFIQNNHS
- a CDS encoding glycosyltransferase, encoding MSEISVCIISKNEEENIEKCLRAITPLQSEIILTDTGSTDNTVEIAGKYTKNIFHFDWCDDFSAARNYCAARASNDWILFIDCDEYLVLADILRLNAIINEHPLEIGMVNRISPYPGDESNQSRHDFVARLYNRTLYSYKGRIQETIEPINTDLVPMDYDSPKYFEIPLTFYHAGFETINNRRKKAERDLTLLQETLRTEGPTPYTYYQLGKCYVAMKDPALAAHYFYSGISLHPNPVHTYVHDMIESYGFCLLELKQYDKALSLEQYYELLEGRADYVYLMGLIYMNNARYDEAITQFQKAMTIKNYSIEGVNTYAPKYNIGLIYESLGKRDLALEYYRDCGAYGPALKRIAAIS